From the Calliopsis andreniformis isolate RMS-2024a chromosome 4, iyCalAndr_principal, whole genome shotgun sequence genome, one window contains:
- the LOC143178587 gene encoding glycosaminoglycan xylosylkinase isoform X1, with the protein MIGRRCALIALGGLLIFVLSVNVYFIRMIVESSSEKASTKGMPVSQLNSEQEQLISHAEQNLQISQMSVVKNMAQRIKEEIQILPSRYFKQNTSYAIVLERLLAELRIMPNVHENIWNIPNNNWPDAHQLIPPVAPELGTILDTLRKSKVMRADNAPLGTQLKLMLTLEHGTKALFKPQWYSRDTIIRGPVYHGKDRHNAEVVAFHLSSLLALRRVPLTVIRKLDLRNEIRPHATPNLYATMYEDGNDTCLYGVCHYCTPADPVCGTGDILEGALISWLPRYLKLVKHRHPWQRTYKKNKLALWETDDNYCEKVKEFKTYSPQSSSRLLDLVDTAIFDFLMDNGDRHHYELAQNNFHNPAALLIDNGKSLGNPDADHFDILAPLYQCCMIHKTTWDRLKLFSGGSLSIALGRLIEHESIIADVEPLMTDAHLSAMDRRLLTIYAVIEYCLKNKKYASNVILDHR; encoded by the exons ATGATTGGCCGACGCTGCGCTCTCATCGCTCTGGGCGGTCTTTTGATTTTCGTCCTGAGCGTTAATGTATATTTCATTCGAATGATCGTAGAGAGCTCGTCGGAAAAGGCTTCTACAAAAGGCATGCCAGTTTCACAACTGAATTCCGAGCAAGAGCAGTTAATATCTCATGCAGAGCAGAACTTACAAATTTCGCAAATGTCGGTTGTTAAAAACATGGCGCAAAGAATTAAGGAGGAAATTCAGATATTACCGTCGAGATATTTTAAGCAGAATACGAGCTATGCAATAGTTTTAGAACGTTTATTGGCTGAATTGCGAATAATGCCTAATGTTCATGAAAATATATGGAATATTCCAAATAATAAT TGGCCTGATGCTCACCAATTGATTCCTCCAGTCGCACCTGAGTTAGGCACAATTTTGGACACTCTGCGTAAATCGAAAGTGATGCGCGCAGACAATGCACCGCTTGGCACACAATTGAAACTAATGTTAACTTTGGAGCACGGAACGAAAGCGCTTTTTAAACCACAATGGTATTCCAGAGATACCATAATCAGAGGGCCTGTTTATCATGGAAAAGATCGGCACAATGCCGAAGTCGTAGCATTCCATTTATCTTCTTTGTTGGCTTTGAGAAGAGTACCACTTACAGTTATAAGAAAAC TCGATTTAAGAAATGAAATTCGCCCACACGCCACTCCTAATCTTTACGCGACTATGTACGAAGATGGTAACGATACTTGCTTGTACGGTGTTTGTCATTACTGCACGCCGGCAGATCCAGTTTGTGGAACAGGAGATATTTTAGAGGGTGCTTTAATATCTTGGTTGCCGCGGTACTTAAAGCTCGTAAAACATCGTCATCCATGGCAAAgaacatataaaaagaataaattgGCACTGTGGGAGACAGATGATAATTATTGTGAAAAA GTAAAAGAATTCAAGACGTactctcctcaatcatcaagtagACTTTTAGATTTGGTAGACACAGCAATTTTTGATTTCTTAATGGACAATGGTGATCGTCATCATTACGAGTTAGCTCAAAACAATTTTCATAACCCTGCTGCTTTATTAATTGATAATGGAAAAAGCCTTGGAAATCCTGATGCTGATCATTTTGATATTTTAGCTCCACTGTATCAGTGTTGTAT GATCCATAAAACTACCTGGGATCGTTTAAAGCTATTTAGCGGTGGTTCTTTAAGTATAGCCCTTGGAAGACTCATTGAACATGAGTCAATAATAGCCGATGTTGAACCCCTCATGACCGATGCCCATTTAAGTGCCATGGACAGGAGACTACTTACAATATATGCAGTTATAGAATATTGTctgaaaaataagaaatatgctTCTAATGTTATTCTGGATCATCGGTAG
- the LOC143178588 gene encoding pre-mRNA-splicing factor 38B isoform X3, whose amino-acid sequence MQMQETEGADGSPWNNSSGCDEERRPPQKEGKKSNILPLWGNERTMNLNPLILTNIQSSHYFKVNLYELKTYHEVIDEIYYKVSHLEPWEKGSRKTAGQTGMCGGVRGVGAGGIVSTAYCLLYKLFTLRLTRKQLNGLINHPDSPYIRALGFMYIRYTQPPADLFSWYSDYLDDEEELDVKAGGGQVMKMGDILKQFLTKLEWFSTLFPRIPVPIQKELEHRLAERFPQQSMNARNAKPPITLSSHGKYSNTSSRKDNGNLTSRNQPRHIPDNEAQWGEAERTSHWRARSDEDRKDKYRDRDRERDRVRERERDRGRERDRERDRHFRRSSSRDRSRRQREHRSRSRDRSHRDRSRDRYRDKDRHRDRACSGKRETTKGVKKYADMYISK is encoded by the exons ATGCAAATGCAAGAAACGGAAGGAGCTGATG GTTCACCATGGAACAATTCCAGCGGTTGCGACGAGGAACGCCGACCACCTCAAAAGGAGGGTAAAAAATCAAATATACTACCTCTATGGGGAAATGAAAGGACTATGAATTTAAATCCATTAATTTTGACAAATATACAGTCGTCACATTATTTTAAAGTGAATTTATATGAATTGAAAACTTATCATGAGGTTATCGATGAAATTTATTACAAAGTATCTCACCTGGAGCCATGGGAAAAGGGAAGCAGAAAAACAGCGGGTCAAACTGGCATGTGTGGAGGC GTTCGTGGCGTTGGTGCTGGTGGAATCGTTTCGACGGCTTATTGTCTGCTGTATAAACTCTTCACCTTGAGGTTAACACGGAAGCAATTGAATGGTCTTATCAATCATCCTGACTCTCCATATATTCGGGCATTAGGGTTTATGTACATTAG ATATACGCAACCACCAGCTGACTTATTTAGCTGGTACAGTGATTATCTAGACGACGAAGAAGAATTAGACGTAAAAGCTGGAGGGGGTCAAGTAATGAAGATGGGTGATATCCTTAAACAATTTCTTACTAAGTTAGAGTGGTTTTCAACATTATTCCCAAGAATACCAGTGCCTATACAAAAAGAACTTGAACATCGATTAGCAGAAAGATTTCCTCAACAGTCTATGAATGCCCGAAATGCAAAACCACCTATTACGCTAAGTAGTCATGGAAAATATAGTAATACCAGTAGTAGAAAAGACAATGGCAACCTCACGTCACGAAATCAACCACGACATATCCCAGATAACGAAGCTCAGTGGGGTGAGGCTGAGAGAACAAGCCACTGGCGAGCCAG ATCTGATGAAGATCGTAAGGATAAATACAGGGATCGTGATCGCGAACGAGACCGAGTTAGGGAAAGAGAACGAGACCGAGGGCGAGAAAGGGACAGAGAAAGGGATAGGCATTTTAGACGATCGTCTAGTCGTGATCGAAGTCGGAGACAGAGAGAACATAGGAGTCGTAGCAGAGACAGATCACACAGAGACCGAAGTAGAGATCGTTATCGTGATAAAGATCGCCACCGAGACAG AGCTTGCTCGGGAAAGAGAGAGACAACGAAGGGAGTGAAAAAGTATGCTGACATGTATATATCGAAATAA
- the LOC143178588 gene encoding pre-mRNA-splicing factor 38B isoform X2, whose product MQMQETEGADGSPWNNSSGCDEERRPPQKEGKKSNILPLWGNERTMNLNPLILTNIQSSHYFKVNLYELKTYHEVIDEIYYKVSHLEPWEKGSRKTAGQTGMCGGRFMQVRGVGAGGIVSTAYCLLYKLFTLRLTRKQLNGLINHPDSPYIRALGFMYIRYTQPPADLFSWYSDYLDDEEELDVKAGGGQVMKMGDILKQFLTKLEWFSTLFPRIPVPIQKELEHRLAERFPQQSMNARNAKPPITLSSHGKYSNTSSRKDNGNLTSRNQPRHIPDNEAQWGEAERTSHWRARSDEDRKDKYRDRDRERDRVRERERDRGRERDRERDRHFRRSSSRDRSRRQREHRSRSRDRSHRDRSRDRYRDKDRHRDRRGSPYDYATELARERERQRRE is encoded by the exons ATGCAAATGCAAGAAACGGAAGGAGCTGATG GTTCACCATGGAACAATTCCAGCGGTTGCGACGAGGAACGCCGACCACCTCAAAAGGAGGGTAAAAAATCAAATATACTACCTCTATGGGGAAATGAAAGGACTATGAATTTAAATCCATTAATTTTGACAAATATACAGTCGTCACATTATTTTAAAGTGAATTTATATGAATTGAAAACTTATCATGAGGTTATCGATGAAATTTATTACAAAGTATCTCACCTGGAGCCATGGGAAAAGGGAAGCAGAAAAACAGCGGGTCAAACTGGCATGTGTGGAGGC CGGTTCATGCAGGTTCGTGGCGTTGGTGCTGGTGGAATCGTTTCGACGGCTTATTGTCTGCTGTATAAACTCTTCACCTTGAGGTTAACACGGAAGCAATTGAATGGTCTTATCAATCATCCTGACTCTCCATATATTCGGGCATTAGGGTTTATGTACATTAG ATATACGCAACCACCAGCTGACTTATTTAGCTGGTACAGTGATTATCTAGACGACGAAGAAGAATTAGACGTAAAAGCTGGAGGGGGTCAAGTAATGAAGATGGGTGATATCCTTAAACAATTTCTTACTAAGTTAGAGTGGTTTTCAACATTATTCCCAAGAATACCAGTGCCTATACAAAAAGAACTTGAACATCGATTAGCAGAAAGATTTCCTCAACAGTCTATGAATGCCCGAAATGCAAAACCACCTATTACGCTAAGTAGTCATGGAAAATATAGTAATACCAGTAGTAGAAAAGACAATGGCAACCTCACGTCACGAAATCAACCACGACATATCCCAGATAACGAAGCTCAGTGGGGTGAGGCTGAGAGAACAAGCCACTGGCGAGCCAG ATCTGATGAAGATCGTAAGGATAAATACAGGGATCGTGATCGCGAACGAGACCGAGTTAGGGAAAGAGAACGAGACCGAGGGCGAGAAAGGGACAGAGAAAGGGATAGGCATTTTAGACGATCGTCTAGTCGTGATCGAAGTCGGAGACAGAGAGAACATAGGAGTCGTAGCAGAGACAGATCACACAGAGACCGAAGTAGAGATCGTTATCGTGATAAAGATCGCCACCGAGACAG GAGAGGCTCACCCTATGACTATGCCACAGAGCTTGCTCGGGAAAGAGAGAGACAACGAAGGGAGTGA
- the LOC143178588 gene encoding pre-mRNA-splicing factor 38B isoform X1, with translation MQMQETEGADGSPWNNSSGCDEERRPPQKEGKKSNILPLWGNERTMNLNPLILTNIQSSHYFKVNLYELKTYHEVIDEIYYKVSHLEPWEKGSRKTAGQTGMCGGRFMQVRGVGAGGIVSTAYCLLYKLFTLRLTRKQLNGLINHPDSPYIRALGFMYIRYTQPPADLFSWYSDYLDDEEELDVKAGGGQVMKMGDILKQFLTKLEWFSTLFPRIPVPIQKELEHRLAERFPQQSMNARNAKPPITLSSHGKYSNTSSRKDNGNLTSRNQPRHIPDNEAQWGEAERTSHWRARSDEDRKDKYRDRDRERDRVRERERDRGRERDRERDRHFRRSSSRDRSRRQREHRSRSRDRSHRDRSRDRYRDKDRHRDRACSGKRETTKGVKKYADMYISK, from the exons ATGCAAATGCAAGAAACGGAAGGAGCTGATG GTTCACCATGGAACAATTCCAGCGGTTGCGACGAGGAACGCCGACCACCTCAAAAGGAGGGTAAAAAATCAAATATACTACCTCTATGGGGAAATGAAAGGACTATGAATTTAAATCCATTAATTTTGACAAATATACAGTCGTCACATTATTTTAAAGTGAATTTATATGAATTGAAAACTTATCATGAGGTTATCGATGAAATTTATTACAAAGTATCTCACCTGGAGCCATGGGAAAAGGGAAGCAGAAAAACAGCGGGTCAAACTGGCATGTGTGGAGGC CGGTTCATGCAGGTTCGTGGCGTTGGTGCTGGTGGAATCGTTTCGACGGCTTATTGTCTGCTGTATAAACTCTTCACCTTGAGGTTAACACGGAAGCAATTGAATGGTCTTATCAATCATCCTGACTCTCCATATATTCGGGCATTAGGGTTTATGTACATTAG ATATACGCAACCACCAGCTGACTTATTTAGCTGGTACAGTGATTATCTAGACGACGAAGAAGAATTAGACGTAAAAGCTGGAGGGGGTCAAGTAATGAAGATGGGTGATATCCTTAAACAATTTCTTACTAAGTTAGAGTGGTTTTCAACATTATTCCCAAGAATACCAGTGCCTATACAAAAAGAACTTGAACATCGATTAGCAGAAAGATTTCCTCAACAGTCTATGAATGCCCGAAATGCAAAACCACCTATTACGCTAAGTAGTCATGGAAAATATAGTAATACCAGTAGTAGAAAAGACAATGGCAACCTCACGTCACGAAATCAACCACGACATATCCCAGATAACGAAGCTCAGTGGGGTGAGGCTGAGAGAACAAGCCACTGGCGAGCCAG ATCTGATGAAGATCGTAAGGATAAATACAGGGATCGTGATCGCGAACGAGACCGAGTTAGGGAAAGAGAACGAGACCGAGGGCGAGAAAGGGACAGAGAAAGGGATAGGCATTTTAGACGATCGTCTAGTCGTGATCGAAGTCGGAGACAGAGAGAACATAGGAGTCGTAGCAGAGACAGATCACACAGAGACCGAAGTAGAGATCGTTATCGTGATAAAGATCGCCACCGAGACAG AGCTTGCTCGGGAAAGAGAGAGACAACGAAGGGAGTGAAAAAGTATGCTGACATGTATATATCGAAATAA
- the LOC143178587 gene encoding glycosaminoglycan xylosylkinase isoform X2, with protein sequence MIGRRCALIALGGLLIFVLSVNVYFIRMIVESSSEKASTKGMPVSQLNSEQEQLISHAEQNLQISQMSVVKNMAQRIKEEIQILPSRYFKQNTSYAIVLERLLAELRIMPNVHENIWNIPNNNWPDAHQLIPPVAPELGTILDTLRKSKVMRADNAPLGTQLKLMLTLEHGTKALFKPQWYSRDTIIRGPVYHGKDRHNAEVVAFHLSSLLALRRVPLTVIRKLDLRNEIRPHATPNLYATMYEDGNDTCLYGVCHYCTPADPVCGTGDILEGALISWLPRYLKLVKHRHPWQRTYKKNKLALWETDDNYCEKVKEFKTYSPQSSSRLLDLVDTAIFDFLMDNGDRHHYELAQNNFHNPAALLIDNGKSLGNPDADHFDILAPLYQC encoded by the exons ATGATTGGCCGACGCTGCGCTCTCATCGCTCTGGGCGGTCTTTTGATTTTCGTCCTGAGCGTTAATGTATATTTCATTCGAATGATCGTAGAGAGCTCGTCGGAAAAGGCTTCTACAAAAGGCATGCCAGTTTCACAACTGAATTCCGAGCAAGAGCAGTTAATATCTCATGCAGAGCAGAACTTACAAATTTCGCAAATGTCGGTTGTTAAAAACATGGCGCAAAGAATTAAGGAGGAAATTCAGATATTACCGTCGAGATATTTTAAGCAGAATACGAGCTATGCAATAGTTTTAGAACGTTTATTGGCTGAATTGCGAATAATGCCTAATGTTCATGAAAATATATGGAATATTCCAAATAATAAT TGGCCTGATGCTCACCAATTGATTCCTCCAGTCGCACCTGAGTTAGGCACAATTTTGGACACTCTGCGTAAATCGAAAGTGATGCGCGCAGACAATGCACCGCTTGGCACACAATTGAAACTAATGTTAACTTTGGAGCACGGAACGAAAGCGCTTTTTAAACCACAATGGTATTCCAGAGATACCATAATCAGAGGGCCTGTTTATCATGGAAAAGATCGGCACAATGCCGAAGTCGTAGCATTCCATTTATCTTCTTTGTTGGCTTTGAGAAGAGTACCACTTACAGTTATAAGAAAAC TCGATTTAAGAAATGAAATTCGCCCACACGCCACTCCTAATCTTTACGCGACTATGTACGAAGATGGTAACGATACTTGCTTGTACGGTGTTTGTCATTACTGCACGCCGGCAGATCCAGTTTGTGGAACAGGAGATATTTTAGAGGGTGCTTTAATATCTTGGTTGCCGCGGTACTTAAAGCTCGTAAAACATCGTCATCCATGGCAAAgaacatataaaaagaataaattgGCACTGTGGGAGACAGATGATAATTATTGTGAAAAA GTAAAAGAATTCAAGACGTactctcctcaatcatcaagtagACTTTTAGATTTGGTAGACACAGCAATTTTTGATTTCTTAATGGACAATGGTGATCGTCATCATTACGAGTTAGCTCAAAACAATTTTCATAACCCTGCTGCTTTATTAATTGATAATGGAAAAAGCCTTGGAAATCCTGATGCTGATCATTTTGATATTTTAGCTCCACTGTATCAGTGTT GA
- the LOC143178213 gene encoding uncharacterized protein LOC143178213: MQSNQSSDKTINQLLPPRPPPSRRLDRPGDLKAMQLLSAYPNNNIKLVNGMLMIPIPPEDAKALGLRVPTSDDYSLRSCSTTSRSSSYSSKIVGKRLIAEDKSNKDLKHHRNVDVKTTQKVTDLKQEQKSQRSSPTSEKLSSFHAKLERGLRSISNKTKARRKVDPETAKAFDLPSNFSPAAFSGTNNNSTAKGLKKSPLSCQEGKSGRHGKELHSKSMKQLFSMTGSWSNDSMISHSDSCACCHGREPCPFHDNDPLD, translated from the coding sequence ATGCAAAGCAATCAAAGCTCGGACAAAACTATCAATCAGCTATTACCTCCAAGACCTCCCCCCAGTCGGAGACTAGATCGACCAGGTGACTTGAAAGCAATGCAATTATTGTCTGCATaccctaataataatattaagttaGTAAACGGTATGCTCATGATCCCCATCCCACCAGAGGATGCGAAGGCTCTGGGTCTCCGAGTGCCTACCTCTGACGATTACTCGTTGAGATCGTGCTCAACCACTTCGAGGAGCTCCAGTTATTCGTCTAAGATCGTCGGTAAAAGGTTGATCGCTGAAGACAAGTCGAAtaaagacctgaagcatcaccgAAACGTGGACGTAAAAACAACGCAGAAAGTTACCGATTTGAAGCAGGAGCAGAAGTCTCAGCGAAGCTCACCGACGTCAGAGAAGCTGAGCAGTTTCCATGCGAAGTTGGAAAGAGGATTAAGGAGTATCTCTAATAAAACGAAAGCGCGGCGAAAAGTGGACCCAGAGACCGCAAAGGCATTCGATCTTCCATCTAATTTCAGCCCTGCTGCGTTCAGCGGAACTAATAATAATTCTACGGCCAAGGGTTTGAAGAAAAGTCCACTATCATGTCAAGAGGGCAAGTCGGGCAGACATGGAAAAGAACTACATTCGAAGTCTATGAAACAATTGTTCAGCATGACTGGCTCTTGGAGTAACGACTCGATGATCAGTCACTCGGATAGCTGTGCTTGTTGTCATGGTCGAGAACCTTGCCCTTTTCACGACAACGATCCCCTTGATTGA
- the LOC143178589 gene encoding dnaJ homolog subfamily C member 28 isoform X2, translating to MDFKVVKRFKQRNDIKTWYQTLNVAEDCEDETLRLAFVHLAKQFHPDSGTPESNAAKFSEIENAYRQIRKVRIEQKDRNTQLPEVEEFDIKHTAPQHRHYLTYNVGVGTYSKRQKLYTIERAQKAVDNVIEHRLKKLQAEERNTLVGKDKQRAKDIKTRFGMDRLVEDLIQEAMNKGEFSDLPGMGKPLKENTNTRNPYVDFVTYKLNEVLIENGFTPEWIQLSKEIRQETEDLRKKLMEARNEVGPLPLSPEDEAFWKDILQDFKSTTKRINNKIDKYNLLVPILQKQKLHVKLEDIANEILSLSPMKVSKKRSNHEKFTENENNESMLEMLTSFFSRKIS from the exons ATGGATTTTAAAGTTGTAAAAAGATTTAAACAACGAAATGATATAAAG ACATGGTATCAaacattgaatgttgcggaagaCTGTGAGGATGAAACACTCAGATTGGCATTTGTTCATTTAGCAAAACAGTTTCATCCAGATAGTGGGACACCAGAATCTAATGCAGCTAAATTTTCTGAG ATTGAAAATGCATATAGACAGATTCGTAAAGTACGAATAGAACAAAAAGACAGGAATACACAGTTACCTGAAGTTGAGGAATTTGATATCAAA CATACAGCACCACAGCATCGACATTACTTAACATATAATGTAGGTGTTGGGACATACAGCAAAAGACAAAAATTATATACTATAGAGAGGGCTCAAAAAGCAGTTGATAATGTAATAGAGCATAGACTTAAAAAGCTTCAAGCTGAGGAACGTAACACATTAGTTGGGAAAGATAAACAGCGTGCAAAAGATATCAAAACACGTTTCGGTATGGACCGTTTAGTAGAAGATTTAATTCAAGAAGCAATGAACAAAGGTGAATTTAGTGATCTACCAGGCATGGGTAAACCTCTGAAAGAAAATACGAATACCAGAAATCCATATGTTGACTTTGTTACATATAAATTGAATGAG GTACTGATAGAGAATGGATTTACACCAGAATGGATACAGCTATCTAAAGAAATCAGACAAGAAACGGAAGATTTACGAAAAAAATTAATGGAAGCACGAAACGAGGTGGGTCCTCTTCCATTGAGCCCTGAAGATGAAGCATTTTGGAAGGATATTCTACAAGATTTTAAGTCTACAACAAAacgtataaataataaaatcgaCAAGTATAATTTATTGGTACCTATACTTCAAAAACAAAAGCTACATGTTAAATTGGAAGATATTGCGAACGAAATACTTTCTCTATCTCCAATGAAAGTATCCAAGAAACGTTCAAATCATGAAAAATTTACTGAGAATGAAAATAATGAGAGTATGTTAGAAATGTTAACTTCATTTTTTAGTAGAAAAATTTCATAG
- the LOC143178589 gene encoding dnaJ homolog subfamily C member 28 isoform X1, with product MLKLNRFCEKSIECLPGKPYMDFKVVKRFKQRNDIKTWYQTLNVAEDCEDETLRLAFVHLAKQFHPDSGTPESNAAKFSEIENAYRQIRKVRIEQKDRNTQLPEVEEFDIKHTAPQHRHYLTYNVGVGTYSKRQKLYTIERAQKAVDNVIEHRLKKLQAEERNTLVGKDKQRAKDIKTRFGMDRLVEDLIQEAMNKGEFSDLPGMGKPLKENTNTRNPYVDFVTYKLNEVLIENGFTPEWIQLSKEIRQETEDLRKKLMEARNEVGPLPLSPEDEAFWKDILQDFKSTTKRINNKIDKYNLLVPILQKQKLHVKLEDIANEILSLSPMKVSKKRSNHEKFTENENNESMLEMLTSFFSRKIS from the exons ATGTTAAAGTTAAACCGATTTTGTGAGAAATCAATTGAGTGTTTGCCTGGCAAGCCATACATGGATTTTAAAGTTGTAAAAAGATTTAAACAACGAAATGATATAAAG ACATGGTATCAaacattgaatgttgcggaagaCTGTGAGGATGAAACACTCAGATTGGCATTTGTTCATTTAGCAAAACAGTTTCATCCAGATAGTGGGACACCAGAATCTAATGCAGCTAAATTTTCTGAG ATTGAAAATGCATATAGACAGATTCGTAAAGTACGAATAGAACAAAAAGACAGGAATACACAGTTACCTGAAGTTGAGGAATTTGATATCAAA CATACAGCACCACAGCATCGACATTACTTAACATATAATGTAGGTGTTGGGACATACAGCAAAAGACAAAAATTATATACTATAGAGAGGGCTCAAAAAGCAGTTGATAATGTAATAGAGCATAGACTTAAAAAGCTTCAAGCTGAGGAACGTAACACATTAGTTGGGAAAGATAAACAGCGTGCAAAAGATATCAAAACACGTTTCGGTATGGACCGTTTAGTAGAAGATTTAATTCAAGAAGCAATGAACAAAGGTGAATTTAGTGATCTACCAGGCATGGGTAAACCTCTGAAAGAAAATACGAATACCAGAAATCCATATGTTGACTTTGTTACATATAAATTGAATGAG GTACTGATAGAGAATGGATTTACACCAGAATGGATACAGCTATCTAAAGAAATCAGACAAGAAACGGAAGATTTACGAAAAAAATTAATGGAAGCACGAAACGAGGTGGGTCCTCTTCCATTGAGCCCTGAAGATGAAGCATTTTGGAAGGATATTCTACAAGATTTTAAGTCTACAACAAAacgtataaataataaaatcgaCAAGTATAATTTATTGGTACCTATACTTCAAAAACAAAAGCTACATGTTAAATTGGAAGATATTGCGAACGAAATACTTTCTCTATCTCCAATGAAAGTATCCAAGAAACGTTCAAATCATGAAAAATTTACTGAGAATGAAAATAATGAGAGTATGTTAGAAATGTTAACTTCATTTTTTAGTAGAAAAATTTCATAG
- the LOC143178588 gene encoding pre-mRNA-splicing factor 38B isoform X4 codes for MQMQETEGADGSPWNNSSGCDEERRPPQKEGKKSNILPLWGNERTMNLNPLILTNIQSSHYFKVNLYELKTYHEVIDEIYYKVSHLEPWEKGSRKTAGQTGMCGGVRGVGAGGIVSTAYCLLYKLFTLRLTRKQLNGLINHPDSPYIRALGFMYIRYTQPPADLFSWYSDYLDDEEELDVKAGGGQVMKMGDILKQFLTKLEWFSTLFPRIPVPIQKELEHRLAERFPQQSMNARNAKPPITLSSHGKYSNTSSRKDNGNLTSRNQPRHIPDNEAQWGEAERTSHWRARSDEDRKDKYRDRDRERDRVRERERDRGRERDRERDRHFRRSSSRDRSRRQREHRSRSRDRSHRDRSRDRYRDKDRHRDRRGSPYDYATELARERERQRRE; via the exons ATGCAAATGCAAGAAACGGAAGGAGCTGATG GTTCACCATGGAACAATTCCAGCGGTTGCGACGAGGAACGCCGACCACCTCAAAAGGAGGGTAAAAAATCAAATATACTACCTCTATGGGGAAATGAAAGGACTATGAATTTAAATCCATTAATTTTGACAAATATACAGTCGTCACATTATTTTAAAGTGAATTTATATGAATTGAAAACTTATCATGAGGTTATCGATGAAATTTATTACAAAGTATCTCACCTGGAGCCATGGGAAAAGGGAAGCAGAAAAACAGCGGGTCAAACTGGCATGTGTGGAGGC GTTCGTGGCGTTGGTGCTGGTGGAATCGTTTCGACGGCTTATTGTCTGCTGTATAAACTCTTCACCTTGAGGTTAACACGGAAGCAATTGAATGGTCTTATCAATCATCCTGACTCTCCATATATTCGGGCATTAGGGTTTATGTACATTAG ATATACGCAACCACCAGCTGACTTATTTAGCTGGTACAGTGATTATCTAGACGACGAAGAAGAATTAGACGTAAAAGCTGGAGGGGGTCAAGTAATGAAGATGGGTGATATCCTTAAACAATTTCTTACTAAGTTAGAGTGGTTTTCAACATTATTCCCAAGAATACCAGTGCCTATACAAAAAGAACTTGAACATCGATTAGCAGAAAGATTTCCTCAACAGTCTATGAATGCCCGAAATGCAAAACCACCTATTACGCTAAGTAGTCATGGAAAATATAGTAATACCAGTAGTAGAAAAGACAATGGCAACCTCACGTCACGAAATCAACCACGACATATCCCAGATAACGAAGCTCAGTGGGGTGAGGCTGAGAGAACAAGCCACTGGCGAGCCAG ATCTGATGAAGATCGTAAGGATAAATACAGGGATCGTGATCGCGAACGAGACCGAGTTAGGGAAAGAGAACGAGACCGAGGGCGAGAAAGGGACAGAGAAAGGGATAGGCATTTTAGACGATCGTCTAGTCGTGATCGAAGTCGGAGACAGAGAGAACATAGGAGTCGTAGCAGAGACAGATCACACAGAGACCGAAGTAGAGATCGTTATCGTGATAAAGATCGCCACCGAGACAG GAGAGGCTCACCCTATGACTATGCCACAGAGCTTGCTCGGGAAAGAGAGAGACAACGAAGGGAGTGA